From the Equus przewalskii isolate Varuska chromosome 19, EquPr2, whole genome shotgun sequence genome, one window contains:
- the MDC1 gene encoding mediator of DNA damage checkpoint protein 1 isoform X28 — protein MMEDTQAINWEVEEEEETERPSESLGCSLAPVGRLRIFSSAHGPEKDFPLYLGKNVVGRMPDCSVALPFPSISKQHAVIEILAWGKAPILQDSGSLNGTQILRPPKVLSPGVSHRLRDQELILFADLLCQYHRLDAPLPFVSRGPLTVEETPKVQGGTHPRGLLLAEDSEEEVDPLSERHVVKEPRTSSSSLATVVPESDEEGPSPAPGGPGPPFAFNLDSDTDEEESQQPATGEAFSAAMTDATVETEPPKAITTEIQLEKDQCSVEERDTATKVKRDARNEVVPVGVILERTQPAEEDSDTDVDDESRPPGRPAEVHLESAQPSGFIDSDTDVEEEGIPTTPAVVPMKKRQVFHGDDAKSPGAPGLANLQESPAGSDTDVEEGEALLTVPLERSQASMVIDSNTDDEEEVSAALTLARLKESRTLTWHRDTDVEEDKAQPVVLLEQSQTSARRDSDTDVEEEGPPVEKRGTVPKDCTDKAHSEKSQPPLGDSDIEMEEDKSSPAVHLERSEASATVDVNTQVKEEVLPGPAVTPLEKHQVPVAWTNQTDVEADRGPAKQPMVCLEEAQPPPVGDCEITSLNASAVTDVRKSQFPTGGDAGTEWAVAVLEQERAPEAGAQGGSPVALVEQGLLPVSRENLTDLVVDTGTPGEPTQPRREGAQTPKEGKREPRMDGTKDSADARDVLKAEKSTIKVPAYSVSDSEDLDLQATQCFVEKEGQSLEVQSTEDEPTQAFLLSPPQEPGPSRCSFQAEEKNAILSQTYGATSLASFLKRLPRELLYEGALDELWEVLATQPYCPRESEASETQPVAAHLEAHGSCPSPPRATPGEQHPESPVHAEPLGIQGRGMHTVEKDMDHLNCKMPPAEKASRGDQESPEACLPPAVTEASAPLQNPLMSQSQKHPTPQPLPSLELPIPRARQNGSQGAPEIPPSELEPLHPKPKVRPRGSSRMLPSPMSSIAPESHPTTPTDQPVSPEPTSRATRSRTYRSSEMTPAPVVPTAPELQSSTSKDQPVTAKLTSRATRGRTHRSSVKSPEPVVPTAPELQPSTSKDQPVTPEPTSRGRTHRSSVKAPEQVVPTAPELQPSTSKDQSVIPTPTSRATRGRTHRSSVKTPEPVVPTAPEFQPPTPTDQPVTLELISRATRGRTHRASVKTPEPVVPTAPELQPPTSKDQSGILTPTSRATRGRTHRFSVKSPEPIVPIAPELQPSTPTDQSVASEPTSGTTQGRTHRSSVKTPELVVPTGPEFQPSTSINQLVTPKPTSQPRTHRSSVKTPEPIVPTTSELQPSTPTDQPVTPKPTSRATRGRKHRSVNTSEPIVPTAPELQPSTPTDKPVTRKPTSRATRGRTHRSSVKTPEPIVPTAPELQPSTPTDKPVTCKPTSRATRGRKHRSSVKTPKPIVPTASQLQPSTPTDQSVTPESTTQDIRGRKHRSSVKTPQPMEPTAPGHEPPSHTDQPVTPEAIAPASQSRTLRTSIISAVPVPTTPEFRSPVPTDQPIPPETIPQANCSRRPRATRKQGSPTAPIVHEPCSAPPEPNSRNQRRRAVRAAESLTTIPEPAFAQLPEAPTHAPHIEKVEAAGTSGFTPEPQRKASQSHKRPLATLDLPPLQKRLQRGKVSQKTAFLQEEEDDPTERPGKKEVVVMPGPGKRKRDQAEEEGILSRSLRRTKPNQESTAPKVLFTGVVDVRGERAVLALGGSLASSVAEASHLVTDRIRRTVKFLCALGRGIPILSLDWLHQSRKAGCFLPPDEYVVTDPEQEENFGFSLRDALSRARERRLLEGYEIHVTPGVQPPPLQMGEIISCCGGTVLPSMPRSYKPQRVVITCSQDFPRCAIPSRVGLPILSPEFLLTGVLKQEAKPEAFVLSALEMSST, from the exons ATGATGGAGGACACCCAGGCTATTAACTGGGAGgttgaagaagaggaggagacagagagacccAGTGAATCCTTGGGGTGTAGCTTGGCGCCCGTAGGGCGACTGCGTATCTTCAGTAGTGCCCATGGACCAGAAAAAG ATTTCCCACTCTACCTCGGGAAGAATGTGGTAGGCCGAATGCCTGATTGCTCTGTGGCCCTGCCCTTTCCATCCATCTCCAAACAACATGCAGTGATTGAAATCCTGGCCTGGGGCAAGGCACCTATCCTCCAGGATTCTGGGAGCCTCAATGGGACTCAAATCCTGAGGCCTCCTAAGGTCCTGAGCCCTGGGGTGAGTCATCGTCTGAGAGACCAGGAGTTAATTCTCTTTGCTGACTTGCTCTGCCAGTACCATCGCCTGGATGCCCCCCTGCCCTTTGTCTCTCGGGGCCCTCTAACTGTAGAGGAGACACCCAAGGTACAGGGAGGAACTCATCCCCGGGGGCTCCTGTTGGCTGAGGACTCAGAGGAGGAAGTAG ATCCTCTTTCTGAAAGGCATGTGGTGAAAGAACCAAGGACCTCATCTTCTTCTTTGGCAACAGTAGTTCCAGAGAG TGATGAAGAGGGGCCTTCCCCTGCCCCAGGTGGCCCTGGGCCACCTTTTGCCTTCAACTTGGACAGTGacacagatgaggaagaaagTCAGCAACCAGCAACAGGGGAGGCCTTCTCAGCTGCCATGACAGATGCCACTGTAGAGACAGAACCGCCTAAAGCCATCACAACTGAAATCCAGCTTGAAAAGGATCAGTGTTCAGTGGAGGAAAGGGACACTGCCACAAAAGTCAAGAGGGATGCAAGGAATGAAGTGGTTCCAGTTGGAGTGATTCTGGAGAGGACCCAACCTGCTGAGGAGGACAGTGACACAGATGTGGATGATGAGAGCAGGCCTCCAGGAAGGCCAGCCGAAGTCCATTTGGAAAGTGCCCAGCCTTCTGGCTTCATAGACAGTGATACTGATGTGGAAGAAGAGGGGATCCCCACGACCCCAGCTGTAGTTCCTATGAAGAAGAGGCAAGTCTTCCATGGAGATGATGCAAAGAGTCCTGGGGCACCTGGCTTGGCGAATCTGCAGGAGAGCCCAGCTGGTAGTGATACAGATGTGGAGGAGGGCGAGGCCCTACTAACGGTCCCTCTGGAGAGAAGCCAAGCCTCCATGGTGATCGATAGCAATACAGATGATGAGGAAGAAGTCTCAGCAGCACTCACTTTGGCACGTCTGAAAGAGAGCCGAACCCTTACCTGGCACAGAGATACAGATGTGGAAGAGGACAAGGCCCAACCTGTGGTCCTTCTGGAGCAAAGCCAAACCTCCGCCAGGAGAGACAGTGACACagatgtggaggaggaggggccccCAGTGGAAAAGAGAGGAACTGTCCCCAAGGATTGCACAGACAAAGCACATTCAGAAAAGAGCCAGCCTCCTCTTGGGGATAGTGATATAGAGATGGAGGAAGATAAGAGCTCACCTGCAGTCCACCTGGAGAGAAGTGAAGCCTCTGCCACAGTGGACGTCAACACACAAGTGAAGGAGGAAGTCCTACCAGGGCCAGCTGTTACACCTCTGGAGAAGCATCAGGTGCCTGTGGCATGGACAAATCAAACAGATGTGGAAGCAGACAGGGGCCCAGCAAAGCAGCCTATGGTGTGTCTAGAGGAAGCCCAGCCTCCTCCAGTTGGGGACTGTGAGATCACATCCTTAAATGCCTCAGCAGTGACAGATGTAAGAAAGAGCCAGTTTCCCACAGGAGGGGATGCTGGGACGGAATGGGCTGTGGCTGTTCTTGAGCAGGAGAGAGCTCCTGAGGCGGGGGCCCAGGGTGGGTCACCTGTGGCACTAGTGGAGCAGGGCCTTCTCCCTGTCTCAAGGGAAAACCTAACAGATCTGGTGGTGGACACAGGCACTCCAGGGGAACCCACCCAGCCACGGAGAGAGGGAGCCCAGACCcccaaagaagggaagagagaaccaCGTATGGATGGGACCAAGGACTCTGCAGATGCCCGTGATG ttctaaaggctgagaagtccacgaTCAAGGTGCCAGCgtattcagtgtctg ATTCTGAAGATCTAGACCTACAGGCTACCCAGTGCTTTGTGGAGAAAGAGGGTCAGAGCCTGGAAG TCCAGAGCACGGAGGATGAACCTACCCAGGCCTTCCTGTTAAGTCCACCCCAAGAGCCTGGCCCTTCCCGTTGCAGCTTCCAGGCCGAAG aaaaaaatgccATATTAAGTCAGACCTATGGAGCAACTAGTCTAGCATCGTTTTTAAAGAGGCTACCGAGAGAGCTTTTATATGAAG GTGCCCTGGATGAGCTGTGGGAGGTCTTGGCTACACAGCCATACTGTCCAAGAGAATCTGAGGCCTCTGAGACCCAGCCCGTTGCCGCCCACCTTGAGGCCCATGGATCTTGCCCCTCACCACCTAGGGCAACACCAGGAGAACAACATCCAGAGAGCCCAGTTCATGCAGAGCCACTGGGGATTCAAGGAAGAGGGATGCACACTGTGGAGAAAGACATGG ACCACTTGAATTGCAAGATGCCACCTGCTGAGAAGGCTTCTAGG GGTGATCAGGAATCCCCAGAGGCTTGTCTGCCTCCTGCAGTGACTGAAGCCTCAGCCCCGCTCCAAAACCCCCTCATGTCTCAGAGCCAAAAACATCCTACACCTCAGCCTCTGCCTTCCTTAGAGCTGCCCATTCCCAGGGCCAGGCAAAATGGGAGTCAGGGAGCCCCAGAGATTCCTCCCTCAGAGCTGGAGCCTCTGCATCCAAAACCCAAAGTCAGGCCCCGGGGGTCCTCCAGGATGTTACCCTCTCCAATGTCTTCTATAGCCCCTGAGTCCCACCCTACCACCCCCACAGACCAGCCTGTCAGCCCTGAGCCCACATCTCGGGCCACTCGGAGCAGAACATACAGGTCTTCTGAAATGACCCCTGCACCAGTTGTCCCCACAGCACCTGAGCTGCAATCTTCCACCTCTAAAGACCAGCCTGTCACCGCTAAGCTCACATCTCGGGCCACTCGGGGAAGGACACATAGGTCCTCTGTCAAGTCCCCTGAACCAGTTGTCCCCACAGCCCCTGAGCTCCAGCCTTCCACCTCTAAAGACCAGCCTGTCACTCCTGAGCCCACATCTCGGGGCAGGACACATAGATCTTCTGTCAAGGCCCCTGAGCAAGTTGTCCCTACAGCTCCTGAGCTGCAACCTTCCACCTCCAAAGACCAGTCTGTCATCCCCACACCCACATCCCGGGCCACTCGGGGCAGGACACATAGGTCCTCTGTCAAGACCCCTGAACCAGTTGTCCCCACAGCCCCTGAGTTCCAGCCTCCTACCCCCACAGACCAACCTGTCACCCTTGAGCTCATATCTCGGGCCACTCGGGGCAGAACACACAGAGCCTCTGTGAAGACTCCTGAACCAGTTGTCCCCACAGCTCCTGAGCTGCAGCCTCCCACCTCCAAAGACCAGTCTGGCATCTTAACACCCACATCTCGGGCCACTCGGGGCAGAACACATAGGTTCTCTGTCAAGTCCCCTGAACCAATTGTCCCCATAGCCCCTGAGCTTCAGCCTTCTACCCCCACAGACCAATCTGTCGCTAGTGAGCCCACATCTGGCACCACTCAGGGCAGGACACATAGGTCTTCTGTCAAGACCCCTGAACTAGTTGTACCCACAGGTCCTGAGTTCCAGCCTTCCACTTCCATAAACCAACTTGTCACCCCCAAACCCACATCTCAGCCAAGGACACATAGGTCTTCTGTCAAGACCCCCGAACCAATTGTTCCCACAACCTCAGAGCTCCAGCCTTCCACCCCCACAGACCAACCTGTCACCCCCAAACCCACATCCCGGGCCACTCGGGGCAGAAAACATAGGTCTGTCAACACCTCTGAACCGATTGTCCCCACAGCCCCTGAGCTCCAGCCTTCCACCCCCACAGACAAACCTGTCACCCGCAAGCCCACATCTCGGGCCACTCGGGGCAGAACACATAGGTCTTCTGTCAAGACACCCGAACCAATTGTCCCCACAGCCCCTGAGCTCCAGCCTTCTACCCCCACAGACAAACCTGTCACCTGCAAACCCACATCTCGGGCCACTCGGGGCAGAAAACATAGGTCTTCTGTCAAGACCCCCAAACCAATTGTCCCCACAGCCTCACAGCTCCAGCCTTCCACCCCGACAGACCAATCTGTTACCCCTGAGTCCACAACGCAGGACATTCGGGGCAGAAAACATAGGTCCTCTGTCAAGACTCCCCAACCAATGGAACCCACAGCCCCTGGCCATGAACCTCCCAGCCATACAGACCAGCCTGTCACCCCTGAAGCCATAGCTCCGGCTAGTCAGAGCAGGACACTAAGGACTTCTATAATAAGTGCTGTGCCAGTTCCTACCACCCCTGAATTCCGGTCTCCTGTCCCCACAGACCAGCCTATTCCCCCTGAGACCATCCCTCAAGCCAATTGCAGCAGGAGGCCAAGGGCCACTAGGAAGCAGGGGTCCCCCACAGCTCCCATTGTCCATGAACCCTGCTCTGCACCCCCTGAACCTAACTCGAGGAACCAAAGACGAAGAGCAGTGAGAGCAGCTGAGTCCCTTACAACCATTCCTGAGCCTGCCTTTGCCCAGCTTCCTGAGGCGCCCACTCATGCTCCCCACATCGAAAAGGTAGAGGCAGCAGGTACATCTGGGTTCACCCCAGAGCCCCAGCGTAAGGCCTCTCAAAGCCACAAGAGGCCTTTAGCTACCCTGGATTTACCCCCACTTCAAAAACGGCTCCAAAGAGGGAAAGTCTCCCAGAAGACAGCGTTcctccaggaagaggaagatgatcCCACAGAGAGACCAGGGAAGAAAGAG GTTGTAGTGATGCCAggaccaggcaagagaaagagagaccaagCAGAAGAAGAGGGAATACTGAGCCGCAGCCTCCGAAGAACCAAACCTAACCAAGAGTCCACAGCCCCcaaa GTGCTCTTCACAGGAGTGGTGGATGTTCGAGGAGAGCGGGCAGTACTGGCCCTGGGGGGAAGTCTGGCCAGCTCAGTGGCAGAGGCTTCCCACCTGGTGACTGATCGAATCCGCCGGACGGTCAAGTTCCTGTGTGCCCTGGGGCGGGGGATCCCCATCCTCTCCCTGGACTGGCTGCACCAG TCCCGCAAAGCTGGTTGCTTCTTGCCACCGGATGAATACGTGGTGACCGATCCTGAGCAGGAAGAGAACTTTGGCTTCAGCCTTCGGGATGCTCTGAGCCGAGCTCGGGAGCGAAGGCTGCTGGAG gGCTATGAGATTCATGTGACCCCTGGAGTCCAGCCACCTCCACTTCAGATGGGAGAGATCATCAGCTGCTGTGGAGGCACTGTCCTACCCAGCATGCCCCGGTCCTATAAG CCTCAGAGAGTTGTGATCACATGCTCCCAGGACTTCCCCCGATGCGCCATTCCATCTCGGGTCGGGCTGCCCATCCTCTCACCTGAGTTCCTGCTGACAGGAGTGCTGAAGCAGGAAGCCAAGCCAGAGGCCTTCGTCCTCTCCGCTTTGGAAATGTCATCCACCTGA